The following coding sequences are from one Oligoflexus sp. window:
- a CDS encoding DoxX family protein produces the protein MKVLRPLHLPDRTSLGLVFLRVLAGVAMMIHGWSKIQAPLNWMGPDAAVPGALQALAALAEFGGGLAWVLGLVMPLASFGMACTMAVAVYFHAVVRGDPFVGQGSSYELASVYFVIAVLFLLSGPGRYSLDHKLFR, from the coding sequence ATGAAAGTCCTCCGCCCGCTTCATCTCCCGGACCGAACATCTCTTGGTCTAGTCTTTCTCCGCGTTTTGGCTGGTGTGGCCATGATGATTCACGGCTGGTCCAAAATTCAAGCGCCTTTGAACTGGATGGGTCCTGATGCTGCTGTTCCGGGAGCCTTGCAGGCCCTCGCTGCTCTGGCGGAATTTGGAGGTGGATTGGCCTGGGTACTGGGCCTTGTGATGCCTCTCGCATCCTTCGGCATGGCCTGTACGATGGCGGTCGCTGTTTACTTTCATGCCGTTGTCCGCGGCGACCCCTTTGTGGGGCAGGGCAGCTCGTATGAACTGGCGTCCGTCTATTTTGTGATCGCGGTGCTTTTCCTTTTGAGCGGACCAGGACGGTATTCCCTGGATCACAAACTCTTCCGCTGA
- the clpA gene encoding ATP-dependent Clp protease ATP-binding subunit ClpA, protein MLSPDLEISLNLAVSEATRRGHPYVTVEHILYALLHNATAREAIEACGGSIDNVRRDLESFFEEHIDNNSLRSGQLPQPTIGFQRVIQRAAQHVQSAGKEKIQGANVLVAIFSEKDSFAVFYLEKEKITRLDVIQYLSHGVSKNADEPGSDPEDSSSRFLPGQSEDEGEAPSKDPLGKFAVDLVERARQGKIDPLIGRDFELERIMQVLCRRRKNNPLFVGDAGVGKTALAEGLALKVVNNEVPEALRGLKVFSLDMGSLIAGSKFRGDFEQRLKGVIKALQKTPKHVLFIDEIHTIIGAGAVGGGALDASNILKPALASGDVRCMGSTTFKEYRNHFENDHALARRFQKIDIEEPSRDDALKILKGIKGQYEKHHNVHYSPAALQAAVDLSSRYITDRKLPDKAIDVIDEAAAAVALKGQNGKGNRTITAEMVQTVVAKMARIPISKVTVTERESLRDLDSRLKAKVFGQDRAIEALASAIKLSRSGLGDEDRPIGSFLFTGPTGVGKTEVAKQLAKTMGIEMIRFDMSEYMERHSVSRLIGAPPGYVGFDQGGLLTDAITKNPHAVLLLDEIEKAHPDMQNILLQVMDHGTLTDNNGRKADFRNVVIIMTTNAGAKELSQQSIGFDKGTKARAEGQGLSRAVKESFSPEFRNRLNAIITFGPLPQDVVQMVAKKFVEELNDKLAKKKVTLEFDQEAIAWLALKGYDEAYGARPIRRLVEEKVKQPLADELLFGEMSKGGVIHVSVKDDALHFAFNKKAG, encoded by the coding sequence ATGCTTAGCCCAGATCTCGAAATAAGTCTGAATCTAGCGGTGAGTGAAGCAACACGGCGTGGGCATCCCTACGTAACTGTCGAGCACATACTCTATGCTCTTCTCCACAATGCCACAGCCCGCGAAGCGATTGAGGCTTGTGGGGGCAGCATCGATAATGTCCGCCGTGACTTGGAATCATTCTTTGAAGAACACATTGACAACAATTCCCTGCGCTCGGGTCAGCTGCCGCAGCCAACCATTGGCTTCCAGCGGGTGATCCAGAGGGCTGCGCAGCACGTGCAGTCGGCAGGCAAAGAAAAGATCCAGGGCGCCAACGTCCTGGTCGCGATTTTTTCCGAGAAAGATTCGTTCGCGGTCTTCTACCTGGAAAAAGAAAAAATCACGCGTCTCGATGTGATCCAGTACCTTTCGCATGGCGTCAGCAAAAATGCGGATGAGCCCGGTAGCGATCCCGAAGACAGTTCGTCACGCTTTCTGCCCGGACAATCGGAAGATGAGGGTGAAGCCCCATCCAAAGATCCCCTGGGTAAATTTGCGGTCGACCTTGTCGAGCGAGCTCGTCAGGGCAAAATCGATCCTTTGATCGGTCGCGATTTTGAGCTGGAGCGGATTATGCAGGTCCTCTGCCGGCGCCGGAAAAACAATCCTCTCTTCGTCGGGGATGCCGGTGTGGGTAAGACGGCGCTGGCCGAAGGGCTGGCGTTGAAGGTCGTGAACAACGAGGTGCCGGAAGCTCTGCGCGGGCTCAAGGTGTTTTCGCTGGACATGGGTTCGCTGATCGCCGGTTCCAAATTCCGCGGCGACTTTGAACAAAGGTTGAAAGGTGTGATCAAAGCCCTGCAAAAGACGCCGAAACACGTGCTCTTCATCGACGAGATCCATACGATCATCGGTGCGGGCGCTGTCGGCGGTGGTGCTTTGGATGCGTCCAACATCCTGAAGCCGGCTTTGGCCTCCGGTGATGTGCGCTGCATGGGTTCGACCACGTTCAAGGAATACCGGAATCACTTTGAGAACGATCACGCCCTGGCGCGTCGTTTCCAAAAGATTGATATCGAGGAACCATCCCGCGACGATGCGCTCAAGATCCTGAAAGGCATCAAGGGCCAGTATGAGAAGCATCATAACGTCCACTATTCTCCGGCTGCCCTGCAGGCCGCGGTGGACCTGTCGTCGCGTTATATCACCGATCGCAAGTTGCCTGACAAGGCGATTGACGTGATCGATGAAGCCGCTGCCGCGGTCGCTCTGAAAGGACAGAATGGCAAAGGCAATCGGACCATCACCGCGGAAATGGTGCAAACCGTGGTCGCGAAGATGGCTCGCATTCCGATCAGCAAGGTGACCGTCACCGAACGTGAATCCCTGCGTGATCTGGATAGCCGTCTGAAAGCCAAAGTCTTCGGTCAGGATCGGGCGATTGAAGCGCTGGCTTCGGCCATCAAGCTTTCGCGTTCGGGCCTGGGTGATGAAGACCGGCCGATCGGTTCGTTCCTCTTCACCGGACCTACGGGTGTCGGTAAAACCGAGGTGGCCAAGCAGCTGGCGAAGACCATGGGGATCGAAATGATTCGCTTTGATATGAGCGAATACATGGAGCGGCATTCGGTGTCCCGTTTGATCGGTGCACCTCCCGGCTATGTGGGTTTCGATCAAGGTGGTCTTCTGACGGATGCCATCACCAAGAATCCGCACGCTGTGCTGCTGCTGGATGAGATCGAAAAAGCTCACCCGGACATGCAGAACATCCTGCTCCAGGTGATGGATCATGGTACTCTTACGGATAACAATGGTCGTAAGGCAGATTTCCGCAATGTGGTGATCATCATGACCACCAACGCGGGCGCGAAGGAGTTGAGTCAGCAGTCCATTGGCTTTGACAAAGGCACCAAAGCCCGGGCCGAAGGTCAGGGTCTGTCACGAGCGGTGAAGGAATCCTTCTCGCCTGAATTCCGCAACCGTTTGAATGCCATCATCACCTTTGGTCCTTTGCCTCAGGATGTGGTGCAGATGGTCGCGAAGAAATTCGTTGAGGAACTCAACGATAAGCTGGCGAAGAAGAAGGTCACGCTCGAGTTCGATCAGGAAGCCATCGCCTGGCTTGCTTTGAAGGGGTATGACGAAGCCTATGGTGCAAGACCGATTCGCCGTCTGGTGGAAGAGAAAGTGAAGCAGCCTTTGGCTGACGAGCTTCTATTCGGCGAGATGTCGAAGGGCGGCGTGATCCACGTCTCTGTCAAGGATGATGCTCTGCACTTTGCTTTCAACAAAAAAGCGGGATAG
- the clpS gene encoding ATP-dependent Clp protease adapter ClpS, whose translation MRSETDMGGKPAGENDTSIILKERVLTQKPRLYGVYLLNDDYTPMEFVVHILEKYFNKDHAAATDLMLKVHNEGRALCGIYPYEIAETKVTLVTEEARQNGHPLQCVMERA comes from the coding sequence TTGAGGAGTGAAACGGACATGGGCGGAAAACCAGCTGGCGAGAACGATACCAGCATCATCTTGAAGGAAAGAGTCCTCACACAAAAACCTCGGCTTTACGGGGTTTATTTGCTGAACGACGATTATACACCTATGGAGTTCGTCGTTCATATTCTAGAAAAATACTTCAACAAGGATCACGCTGCGGCCACCGATCTTATGTTAAAAGTCCATAACGAAGGGCGTGCTCTCTGTGGTATATACCCCTATGAGATTGCCGAGACGAAGGTAACCTTAGTGACCGAAGAAGCACGGCAAAACGGGCACCCTCTTCAGTGCGTCATGGAGAGGGCGTGA
- a CDS encoding OmpA/MotB family protein: MAEFDSASPPRIKVKKKEALWLYSLTDLTFILMAFFALMLSMSKPDREQYDKVASAVQAEDPAADKLANLSVVAEDLEKAIKQLKLEDDIRVRIDINGLLLEFSERLVFASGSAQASPDFEKTTDKVLSILSQAPDRYTVSIEGHTDDLSIQSKLFKSNWELSAARGITLLKLLKDRGLDEKRMRVQAVAHTQPKIPIEGKTGQSLQEARRANRRVIIRLD, translated from the coding sequence ATGGCGGAATTCGATAGCGCGAGCCCCCCACGCATCAAGGTGAAAAAAAAGGAAGCCCTCTGGCTCTACAGCCTCACCGACCTCACCTTCATCCTTATGGCCTTCTTCGCTCTCATGCTGTCGATGTCGAAGCCTGACCGCGAGCAGTATGATAAGGTCGCGAGCGCTGTGCAGGCAGAGGATCCGGCTGCGGACAAACTCGCCAACCTGAGCGTTGTCGCCGAGGATTTGGAAAAGGCCATCAAGCAGCTGAAGCTGGAGGACGATATTCGCGTCCGCATCGACATCAACGGCCTGCTCCTGGAGTTCAGCGAAAGGCTCGTTTTCGCCTCGGGTTCAGCCCAGGCCAGTCCTGACTTTGAAAAAACCACGGACAAGGTACTGAGTATCCTGTCTCAGGCTCCCGACCGTTATACGGTCAGCATAGAAGGTCACACGGACGATTTATCAATCCAATCCAAATTGTTTAAATCGAACTGGGAATTGAGCGCAGCCCGCGGTATTACTCTTTTGAAATTGCTGAAGGATCGTGGCCTGGATGAGAAACGGATGAGAGTCCAGGCTGTGGCTCACACGCAGCCAAAAATACCGATTGAAGGAAAAACAGGACAGTCTTTGCAGGAAGCACGTCGCGCCAATCGCCGGGTTATCATTCGCCTGGACTGA
- a CDS encoding motility protein A: protein MSLIIGIIGIVYSLYFAATHPATSFHGYLDKPSIVLLGIMPPSVMLLSHGLRDFAVGFSILAQALFRVQGRTEKEVIDVLTRSSALVRSEGIGSLMKVRNQVRHPLLRDGLSLILNDFTIEEIRHNIQNKINAQQMRMSLANNLFDNLARLAPGVGLMGTVMGLISMMANLKNPESIGSGMAMAMITTFYGLILGNIIYAPCAEKIQLEAEKSLQIDLMVLEGVLSLKGKKSSIHMRDIMSTYTQRQQASGSAASTAAPQAKR, encoded by the coding sequence GTGTCCCTTATCATCGGCATCATAGGCATTGTTTACAGTTTGTACTTTGCAGCGACGCATCCTGCTACGTCGTTTCATGGGTATTTGGATAAACCGAGTATCGTCCTGCTTGGGATCATGCCGCCGAGCGTGATGCTCCTCTCGCATGGACTCAGGGATTTCGCGGTCGGTTTTTCGATTCTGGCCCAGGCGCTCTTCCGCGTGCAAGGGCGCACAGAAAAGGAAGTCATCGACGTCCTGACAAGGTCTTCGGCCCTTGTGCGGTCAGAAGGCATAGGCTCTCTGATGAAGGTGCGGAATCAGGTTCGCCACCCCCTTCTGCGCGATGGGCTTTCCCTCATTCTCAACGATTTCACCATCGAAGAAATTCGCCACAATATTCAAAATAAAATCAATGCCCAGCAGATGCGGATGTCCCTGGCCAATAACCTTTTCGATAACCTCGCGCGCCTGGCGCCGGGCGTGGGGCTCATGGGTACGGTGATGGGCCTGATCTCGATGATGGCCAACCTGAAAAACCCGGAGTCCATCGGCAGCGGCATGGCGATGGCCATGATCACGACATTCTATGGACTTATCCTCGGCAACATTATCTATGCACCCTGTGCAGAGAAAATTCAGCTCGAAGCCGAGAAGTCCCTGCAGATTGACCTCATGGTCCTGGAGGGCGTCCTCTCCCTGAAGGGCAAAAAGTCCAGTATTCACATGCGCGACATCATGAGTACCTATACGCAGCGCCAGCAGGCGTCCGGTAGCGCCGCGTCCACCGCAGCCCCGCAGGCGAAAAGGTGA